Proteins found in one Vallitalea guaymasensis genomic segment:
- the metG gene encoding methionine--tRNA ligase, which produces MNVIISGAWVYANGSLHIGHVASLISGDVIARYYRQKGDDVCYVSGSDCYGTPITIKAKKEGKSPLKIAEFYHKEFVDCFNALGFSYDYYGKTISNEHNEFVKDFHRKLYKSKSVIEKKVQQAYCVDCEEYLPDRFVEGKCPECGEITRGDQCDACGRVLEPELLIEGRCALCGQKIGFKESTHLYLRLSDYEAELRKLVNESRYWRKNAIDFTNRYLDEGLRDKALTRDLKWGIEVPKEGYSDKKIYIWAENVLGYLSSSTVATRKNQDFNDYWKNEEALHYYVHGKDNIPFHTIILPSLLLANGENYHLPDRIISSEYLTLEHKKISTSKDYAVWIKDIINRYDPDTIRYFLIANGPEKRDTDFSFRELINRHNGELLGTYGNFINRTIVFIEKYFNNKIPDGSIDENIEAQLKSIYKTTGENIEIGNLRAGLEEIFNLLRNANKYFDTKKPWETRTTDQKDCENTIYNCIQIIANTAVLLEPFIPFSSNKVIKWLGINDTWDFKLIESGKSINSIDKLFERIDKKIIHEELEKLNIKDIN; this is translated from the coding sequence ATGAATGTAATAATTAGTGGTGCTTGGGTTTATGCAAATGGTTCGTTGCACATAGGACATGTGGCTTCACTTATATCAGGTGACGTCATTGCAAGATATTATAGACAAAAAGGTGATGATGTATGTTATGTTTCAGGAAGTGATTGTTATGGGACTCCAATTACTATTAAAGCAAAAAAAGAAGGTAAATCACCACTTAAAATAGCTGAATTTTATCATAAAGAATTTGTGGATTGCTTTAATGCCTTAGGATTCTCATATGATTATTATGGTAAAACAATAAGTAATGAACATAATGAATTTGTTAAGGATTTTCATAGAAAATTATATAAAAGTAAAAGTGTTATTGAAAAGAAAGTACAACAAGCATATTGTGTTGATTGTGAAGAATATTTACCAGATAGATTTGTTGAAGGTAAGTGTCCTGAATGTGGAGAAATAACCCGAGGTGACCAATGCGATGCTTGTGGAAGAGTACTTGAACCAGAATTATTAATTGAAGGTAGATGTGCATTATGTGGTCAAAAAATAGGTTTTAAAGAATCCACACATCTATATCTCAGGTTATCAGATTATGAAGCAGAATTAAGAAAACTAGTAAATGAATCAAGATATTGGAGAAAAAATGCTATAGATTTCACTAATCGCTATTTGGATGAAGGTCTTAGAGATAAAGCTCTGACACGTGATCTTAAGTGGGGGATTGAAGTCCCAAAGGAAGGTTACAGCGACAAGAAAATATATATATGGGCTGAGAATGTACTTGGTTATTTATCTTCCAGTACCGTAGCCACGAGAAAAAATCAAGATTTTAATGACTATTGGAAAAATGAAGAGGCACTGCATTATTATGTGCATGGAAAAGATAACATACCATTTCATACTATAATACTTCCATCATTGTTACTAGCCAATGGAGAAAATTATCATCTTCCAGATAGAATTATATCAAGTGAGTATTTAACGCTGGAACATAAGAAAATATCAACTAGTAAAGATTATGCTGTTTGGATAAAAGACATAATCAATCGTTATGACCCAGATACAATAAGATATTTTCTTATAGCAAATGGTCCAGAAAAAAGAGATACAGATTTTTCCTTTAGGGAGTTGATTAATCGCCATAATGGAGAATTATTAGGTACCTATGGTAATTTCATTAATCGTACAATTGTCTTTATAGAGAAATATTTCAATAATAAAATACCTGATGGCAGTATTGATGAAAATATAGAGGCACAGTTAAAAAGTATATATAAGACTACAGGGGAAAACATAGAGATAGGAAATCTGAGAGCAGGGTTAGAAGAAATCTTCAATCTACTTAGAAATGCCAATAAATATTTTGATACAAAGAAACCTTGGGAAACTAGAACAACAGATCAAAAAGATTGTGAAAATACTATATATAACTGTATTCAAATTATAGCTAATACAGCAGTATTATTGGAACCATTTATACCATTTTCATCCAATAAGGTTATAAAATGGCTTGGAATCAATGATACATGGGATTTTAAACTGATTGAAAGTGGAAAAAGCATCAATAGTATTGATAAGTTATTTGAGAGAATAGATAAAAAAATCATTCATGAAGAACTTGAAAAGCTGAATATCAAAGATATTAATTAA
- a CDS encoding ABC transporter substrate-binding protein, with protein sequence MKKILVCLFTVVLLMSLLGGCSKETKTSDTKVTPDKKYEDNNEKKAKEEKVTIKWLHHWGEEGVRQWLEELEKTYEEAHPNVDIEITAAGGDNYYTLLKTKIASDDAPDIYDVDLIADQEFIDNNYLSDLTDAPFIPNIQPSVIDSVKKLGNGKVLAIPLDVWGAVVTYNKDVFEEAGISKAPTTKKEFEEALKKLKDIGVDPIGASYQDRWTLDWELQNDYVVSILGNYDEEWIKKVQNRELKFQDDKNGFKEVLERLKERYQYVNRDPFGTDWNTVQDKLATGKIGMLINGTWTVGGVQAKNPDVNLGVMALPVFDEPAENKVVLGVKGGLTVHNGAKNKEVVYDFFNHIFSKSMAKIYQEKKVALSTVEGVELDPDSCFNTLVEYQNNGQVVDMSYLLSSFQDEFGNAFIDQISLYLLEDMTEDACIEALDKEFDKIAKRQ encoded by the coding sequence ATGAAAAAAATATTAGTATGTTTATTTACAGTAGTACTTTTAATGAGTTTATTAGGGGGATGTAGTAAAGAGACAAAAACATCAGACACAAAAGTTACACCTGACAAAAAATATGAAGATAATAATGAAAAGAAAGCAAAAGAAGAAAAAGTAACAATCAAATGGCTGCATCACTGGGGTGAGGAAGGCGTAAGACAATGGTTGGAAGAACTAGAGAAAACATATGAGGAAGCTCATCCAAATGTTGATATAGAAATTACTGCAGCAGGAGGAGACAACTATTATACATTGTTGAAGACTAAGATTGCTAGTGATGATGCTCCAGATATTTATGATGTGGATTTAATTGCTGACCAAGAATTTATTGATAACAATTATCTATCTGACTTGACTGATGCACCATTCATACCTAATATACAACCAAGTGTTATAGACAGTGTTAAGAAGTTAGGTAATGGAAAAGTATTGGCAATACCACTAGATGTATGGGGAGCTGTAGTTACTTATAACAAAGATGTTTTTGAAGAAGCAGGAATATCAAAGGCACCAACTACTAAAAAGGAATTTGAAGAAGCTCTTAAGAAATTAAAAGATATAGGTGTTGACCCAATAGGAGCATCATACCAAGATAGATGGACTCTTGACTGGGAATTACAAAATGATTATGTTGTCAGCATTTTAGGTAATTACGATGAGGAATGGATTAAAAAAGTTCAAAACAGAGAGTTAAAATTCCAAGATGACAAAAATGGCTTCAAAGAGGTATTGGAAAGATTAAAAGAAAGATATCAATACGTTAATCGTGATCCTTTTGGAACTGACTGGAATACAGTTCAAGACAAACTTGCAACAGGAAAAATAGGTATGCTTATTAATGGTACATGGACAGTTGGTGGAGTGCAAGCCAAGAATCCAGATGTAAACTTAGGTGTAATGGCTTTACCTGTTTTTGATGAACCAGCTGAAAATAAAGTTGTATTAGGTGTTAAAGGTGGTCTTACTGTACATAATGGTGCTAAAAACAAAGAGGTTGTATATGATTTCTTTAATCATATATTCTCAAAATCCATGGCTAAAATATATCAAGAGAAAAAAGTAGCTTTATCAACAGTTGAAGGAGTAGAATTAGACCCTGATTCATGTTTCAATACATTAGTTGAATATCAGAACAATGGTCAGGTAGTAGATATGTCCTATCTATTATCATCATTCCAAGATGAATTTGGAAATGCATTCATAGACCAGATTTCACTGTACTTGTTGGAAGATATGACTGAAGACGCATGTATTGAAGCTCTTGATAAAGAGTTTGATAAAATAGCTAAAAGACAATAA
- a CDS encoding carbohydrate ABC transporter permease, which translates to MNKRKNIKRSLLKFGFLVPAIFFFGVSMLIPFLLGIQVSFTSWDGISQKMNYIGLQNYANIFSNSDILQPMKNTIYFAILITIFNNAVALGLALILNKKFKGNSKFRLIYFIPTCLSTVLACFVWKFLYREVFYQVFGINSLIGNMKTVIPALVIISLWNGVAINMLIYLSALINVPKNLYEAAKVDGANVFQRFRNVTVPLIGPAFTTCVTLSLTYGLREFSVPMIATGGGPARSSETIAMYIYKHLFEYSKAGYGQAISIVFMVFLLIIGKTVSTIFRKREVEM; encoded by the coding sequence ATGAATAAAAGAAAGAATATAAAAAGATCATTATTGAAATTTGGCTTTTTAGTTCCAGCAATTTTTTTCTTTGGTGTATCAATGTTAATACCTTTTCTTCTAGGAATACAGGTTTCCTTTACTAGCTGGGATGGAATTAGTCAAAAAATGAATTATATAGGTTTACAAAACTATGCAAATATATTTAGTAATTCTGATATATTGCAACCAATGAAAAATACAATATATTTTGCTATTCTTATAACTATTTTCAATAATGCTGTTGCTCTTGGATTGGCATTAATATTGAATAAGAAATTCAAAGGAAATTCCAAATTTAGACTTATATATTTTATACCTACATGTCTAAGTACAGTTCTTGCTTGTTTTGTTTGGAAATTCTTATATAGAGAAGTGTTTTACCAAGTATTCGGCATTAATAGTTTGATTGGTAATATGAAAACAGTAATCCCTGCATTGGTGATTATATCATTGTGGAATGGAGTAGCCATAAATATGCTGATTTATTTATCTGCACTTATCAATGTTCCCAAAAATCTATATGAAGCGGCAAAAGTTGATGGAGCAAATGTATTCCAAAGGTTTAGAAACGTAACGGTGCCATTGATTGGTCCAGCTTTTACAACATGTGTTACATTGTCTTTAACATATGGGCTTAGAGAATTCTCAGTACCCATGATAGCAACAGGTGGAGGACCTGCCAGATCTTCAGAGACAATAGCAATGTATATCTATAAACATTTGTTTGAATATAGCAAGGCAGGTTATGGTCAGGCAATATCAATTGTATTTATGGTTTTCTTGCTTATTATTGGGAAAACAGTTTCAACCATATTTAGAAAAAGGGAGGTTGAGATGTAA
- a CDS encoding carbohydrate ABC transporter permease encodes MKSEKISRIVVFIIATIIAVLFLFPFYICIVTAFKTPMETAQAVLALPTKLHWENFTKALEITNFSRSFINSLITTTSSVVFIVVCSSMCGYIIARNINKFKYRLCETILLGAMMVPFQVIMIPVYKMLKLSNMMNTLPGLIILLVGTSIPYSTFLYIGFVKLVPRELEEAATIDGSGIYRTYWNIVFPLLKPITATVATLHVMWMWNEFNISLIVLQKEHVKTIPIQQFYFFGEYTTDLNLAFASACIAIIPILIFFIIAQKFLINGLMSGAVKG; translated from the coding sequence ATGAAAAGTGAAAAGATAAGTAGGATTGTGGTTTTTATAATAGCTACAATAATAGCTGTATTATTTTTATTTCCATTTTATATATGTATTGTAACTGCTTTTAAAACCCCTATGGAAACAGCTCAAGCCGTATTGGCATTACCAACCAAACTTCATTGGGAGAACTTTACCAAAGCTCTTGAAATAACTAATTTCAGCAGATCATTCATCAATAGCTTGATTACTACTACAAGCTCAGTTGTTTTTATTGTTGTATGCAGTTCTATGTGTGGTTATATCATTGCTAGGAATATTAATAAATTTAAATACAGATTATGTGAAACTATACTTCTAGGAGCAATGATGGTACCATTTCAAGTTATAATGATACCAGTATATAAGATGTTGAAGCTATCAAATATGATGAATACATTACCAGGGCTAATTATACTTTTGGTGGGTACCAGTATACCATATTCCACTTTTCTATACATAGGTTTTGTCAAATTAGTTCCTAGAGAATTGGAAGAAGCAGCGACTATTGATGGCAGTGGTATATATAGGACTTATTGGAATATAGTTTTTCCATTACTGAAGCCTATTACAGCAACAGTAGCCACTCTACATGTTATGTGGATGTGGAATGAATTCAATATTTCTCTTATAGTGCTTCAAAAAGAACATGTGAAAACTATACCTATACAACAATTCTATTTCTTTGGAGAATATACAACTGACCTTAATTTAGCATTTGCTTCTGCTTGTATAGCTATAATACCTATACTAATATTTTTTATCATAGCACAGAAGTTTTTAATTAATGGTTTGATGAGTGGAGCAGTTAAAGGCTGA
- a CDS encoding sensor histidine kinase, whose translation MKNRIKYFFLSLKIKKKFMLGMLLIILILSSCIGKLTFNASKELIKRNTIELTTELLNQYAENIYNKTEALRETAFQASKEFVKNNSLDNNMYIRDIEVLINRRLNDMVSQYRSSSNDYIEAVCVTGNDGYFYWGHKDNVNKYYIDNDYIRKTILLLKNQEESSFWMPTENNETIIFVSKMVSPDTLISHGYIILFINKDYFLTLDNKTSSISNDQIAIIKGNNEVLIKDDILGKEEILQDINSRKERIFSIEDNGVKYSAVSTKIQNKNWKVISIISEKKLLSNINHLRTIITLVCIVISMLALIIAYIIAGGVTKNIRLLEKNMQKVEDGNFNVRVKPSTYDEVGLLSLRFNYMMKKINELINTVYVERIKKQEAEFEVLKAQINPHFLYNTLGSVKWLSRMQGEKKIEDMVDSLIYILRVSIKGDKYITINDELLYINKYIDLQKIRFEDRFRMVYNIDTDIMNCYVLQFILQPIVENAIYHGLEISKGNGIITINGFKKDESIILEVIDNGVGMTEEQYNKIISDDNTKYSGLNSIGIANVDKRIKMYFGTSNGITIKSELGKGTTVSITLPYIENRYDLDD comes from the coding sequence ATGAAAAATAGAATCAAGTATTTTTTCCTTAGCTTAAAAATAAAAAAGAAATTCATGCTGGGTATGCTGTTAATAATTCTAATTTTATCATCATGTATAGGCAAACTAACTTTTAATGCATCAAAAGAATTGATAAAAAGAAACACTATAGAATTAACTACTGAACTTCTTAATCAATATGCTGAAAACATATATAATAAAACTGAAGCTCTAAGAGAAACTGCATTTCAAGCTAGTAAGGAATTTGTTAAGAATAATTCTCTAGATAATAATATGTATATAAGAGATATAGAAGTTTTGATAAATAGAAGGCTCAACGATATGGTTAGTCAATATCGGTCATCTTCTAATGATTACATTGAGGCTGTCTGTGTTACAGGCAATGATGGTTATTTTTATTGGGGACATAAGGATAATGTTAATAAATATTATATAGATAATGATTATATCAGAAAGACTATTCTGCTTCTTAAAAACCAAGAAGAAAGTTCTTTTTGGATGCCAACAGAAAATAATGAAACAATTATATTTGTATCCAAAATGGTTTCTCCAGATACTCTTATATCACATGGATATATTATTCTATTTATAAATAAAGATTATTTTCTAACATTAGATAATAAAACATCTAGTATAAGTAATGACCAAATTGCTATTATCAAAGGAAATAACGAAGTATTGATAAAAGATGATATACTGGGAAAAGAAGAAATTCTACAGGATATCAACTCTAGAAAGGAAAGAATTTTTTCAATAGAGGATAATGGTGTGAAGTACTCTGCTGTCAGTACTAAAATACAAAATAAGAACTGGAAAGTCATATCAATCATATCAGAAAAAAAATTATTAAGTAACATTAATCATTTAAGAACAATAATTACTTTAGTCTGCATTGTCATATCAATGTTGGCATTAATTATTGCATATATTATTGCTGGAGGAGTAACCAAAAACATAAGGTTATTGGAGAAAAACATGCAAAAAGTAGAAGATGGTAATTTTAATGTTAGGGTCAAACCAAGTACATATGATGAAGTAGGTTTACTTTCTCTAAGATTCAATTATATGATGAAAAAAATCAATGAACTTATAAATACAGTTTATGTTGAAAGGATTAAAAAACAGGAAGCAGAATTTGAGGTATTGAAAGCTCAGATTAATCCTCATTTTCTTTACAATACATTAGGTAGTGTAAAATGGTTGTCTAGAATGCAAGGTGAGAAAAAAATAGAAGACATGGTAGACTCGCTTATCTACATATTAAGAGTATCCATCAAAGGTGATAAATATATTACAATCAATGATGAATTATTATATATCAATAAGTACATTGATCTACAAAAGATTCGTTTTGAAGATAGATTCAGGATGGTATATAATATTGACACAGATATAATGAATTGTTATGTATTACAATTCATTCTGCAACCTATAGTTGAGAATGCTATTTATCATGGGTTGGAAATATCAAAAGGCAATGGGATTATTACTATAAATGGGTTTAAAAAAGATGAATCCATAATTCTAGAGGTCATTGATAATGGAGTAGGTATGACAGAAGAACAGTATAATAAAATCATCAGTGACGATAATACCAAGTATTCTGGATTGAATAGTATAGGAATAGCTAATGTGGATAAGAGGATCAAAATGTATTTTGGTACTTCTAATGGTATTACAATAAAAAGTGAATTAGGTAAAGGTACAACAGTATCAATTACTTTGCCATATATTGAAAACAGATATGATCTAGATGATTAG
- a CDS encoding response regulator → MLNVMIVEDDVMYRYALKTVINWEQYGFTIMDEAINGKDAIIKLGANKPDILITDISMPELNGISLIKYVKENYPDIKILVLSSYDDYKFVRDALLLGALDYILKYELEKEKLVNLLDNIKKDIEKERHTKVTIKENQLINDIITGNEIRDIKERLKEIKKGFSPGVVMNVKFKELASSKEQDNNLLFHNILDGKESKYILGINENKCCILLDIRDVKSEFKIHTFLQELSKYIIEELNKNNISNCQIGISDIFNDINRYQVYFKQAVISLEYSFYEKNKKVFFYSNDLIANKNQKLDILLNHLKENTISGDIDKVRKAINNIFGFICKYKLSKRELKKVLLDLYIMYNNISKELQQETNDKLGVMEVLLNDQINDVRILEEKYLHSYGQLCRTVQNKQYSMGIQRIVNYIENNYTSSNLTVDKIAHIHDITPNYLSLIFKKETGVKITDYINNLKIKEAKRLLRSSNKKVYEIAYDVGFNNVTYFCTIFKRKCGLTVKEYMSQDRKMTI, encoded by the coding sequence ATGTTGAATGTTATGATTGTTGAAGATGATGTAATGTATCGTTATGCATTAAAAACAGTTATTAATTGGGAACAGTATGGCTTTACTATTATGGATGAAGCCATTAACGGAAAAGATGCTATCATTAAGTTAGGTGCCAATAAACCAGATATTCTTATTACAGATATAAGTATGCCTGAGCTTAACGGTATTTCTCTAATTAAATATGTTAAAGAGAATTATCCAGACATTAAGATACTCGTTCTAAGCTCTTATGATGATTATAAGTTTGTTAGAGATGCATTGCTCCTTGGAGCTTTGGATTATATTTTGAAGTATGAACTAGAAAAGGAGAAATTAGTTAATCTACTTGATAATATTAAGAAAGATATTGAAAAAGAAAGACATACCAAAGTTACTATAAAAGAAAATCAACTAATTAATGATATCATAACAGGAAATGAAATAAGAGACATAAAGGAAAGATTAAAAGAGATAAAGAAAGGTTTTTCCCCTGGAGTGGTAATGAATGTTAAGTTCAAGGAATTAGCATCAAGCAAAGAACAGGATAATAATTTATTGTTTCATAATATTTTGGATGGTAAGGAATCAAAATACATTCTAGGAATTAATGAAAATAAATGCTGTATTCTATTAGACATAAGAGATGTAAAAAGCGAATTTAAGATTCATACTTTTTTGCAAGAGTTAAGTAAATATATTATTGAGGAATTGAATAAAAATAATATATCCAATTGTCAAATAGGAATCAGTGATATCTTTAATGATATCAATAGGTATCAGGTTTATTTTAAACAGGCAGTAATATCATTGGAGTATAGTTTCTACGAAAAGAATAAGAAAGTTTTCTTTTATTCCAATGACCTTATTGCAAATAAGAATCAAAAACTGGATATTTTATTGAATCATCTGAAAGAAAATACTATCAGTGGAGATATTGATAAGGTAAGAAAAGCCATAAATAATATATTTGGCTTCATATGTAAATATAAGTTGTCTAAAAGAGAATTGAAAAAAGTATTATTGGATTTATATATCATGTACAATAATATATCCAAAGAATTACAGCAAGAAACTAATGATAAATTAGGAGTAATGGAAGTACTATTAAACGATCAGATTAATGATGTAAGGATATTGGAGGAAAAATATTTACATAGCTATGGTCAATTATGTAGAACAGTGCAAAATAAACAATATAGTATGGGAATACAAAGAATCGTCAATTACATAGAAAATAATTATACATCATCTAATTTAACCGTGGATAAAATAGCCCATATACATGATATAACTCCTAATTACTTATCACTTATCTTTAAAAAGGAAACAGGTGTAAAGATAACTGACTATATCAATAATCTTAAAATAAAAGAGGCTAAAAGATTGCTTAGAAGCAGTAATAAGAAAGTATATGAGATAGCTTATGATGTAGGGTTCAACAATGTTACTTATTTTTGTACCATATTCAAAAGAAAATGTGGTTTAACTGTGAAAGAATATATGAGTCAAGATAGGAAAATGACCATATAA
- a CDS encoding glycoside hydrolase family 2 TIM barrel-domain containing protein, translating into MIRKKMNINYGWKFYKGDEPKASYRGFDDSDWRAVTVPHDWSVEYDFDKSYASATGYLCGGIGWYRKSFDFPFDITDKRVYITFEGIYNNSRIWCNSNNLGNRPNGYSTFTMDITDFVENKNNIISVKVEHSDLADSRWFTGSGIYRNVYLTITDNIHFDMDDVYVKTSSINKSEAVVEADIAISNNKVKDANILLKTTIVNSESNEVIEESLSAIGDSKTIKTIHMKVNNPILWSTYNPFLYQLHSEIILDGKVIDDIDIDFGIRDFRFDSSKGFYLNDENIKLKGVCLHHDAGCLGAAATEVIWKRRLEKLKKMGCNAIRTSHNPVAPFFLELCDKMGFLVIEEAFDEWEGIKNKWWQGHNVYPPKHFGYGKDFPVWGETDIKSMILRDRNHPSIIMWSIGNEIDYPNDPYCHPYFKMMEGNNDSNKPKEEMQYDPNKPKANRLKSISKRLCRYVKECDTTRPVTAALAFPELSNLVGYSDQLDVVGYNYKENLYDEHHKEYPDRVLYGSENSKTTEQWMVVENNDFICGQFLWTGVDYLGEALGWPIRVSPTGFLDTAGFEKSNYYQRMSLWSAEPVLHITTMKSTDFKQEKLEDLSGDNEHWNWNLHEKIQVICTTNCRKVELFFNDISLGVKNLEDYPNHYIDWEVEYKPGVLEAVGKTIDGKQYRTELKTVSSPNKIKMNPLSTILNADGQDISQIEIYIYDKDNNIVSYSDNEITLDIDGECEFLGMENGCCDDLTPYRSKTRKTNNGRLIAYIRPSITPGKIYVTASSKGLESDKIEIQVK; encoded by the coding sequence GTGATACGCAAAAAGATGAACATAAATTATGGATGGAAATTTTATAAGGGAGATGAACCAAAGGCTTCATATAGAGGTTTTGATGATAGTGACTGGAGAGCTGTTACGGTTCCACACGATTGGTCAGTTGAATACGATTTTGATAAATCTTACGCAAGTGCAACTGGTTATCTATGCGGTGGTATAGGATGGTATCGTAAGTCCTTTGATTTCCCTTTTGATATAACTGATAAAAGAGTCTATATTACCTTTGAAGGTATATATAATAATTCTAGGATATGGTGTAATTCTAATAATCTAGGCAATCGTCCTAATGGGTATAGCACTTTTACAATGGATATTACAGATTTTGTTGAGAATAAAAATAATATCATTTCTGTGAAGGTTGAGCATTCTGACTTAGCTGATTCAAGATGGTTTACGGGTTCTGGAATTTATAGGAATGTTTATTTGACTATTACAGATAATATACATTTTGATATGGATGATGTATATGTTAAGACGTCTAGTATAAATAAATCTGAAGCTGTTGTAGAAGCTGATATAGCAATATCAAATAATAAGGTTAAAGATGCTAATATTCTTCTAAAAACTACTATTGTCAATAGTGAGTCCAATGAAGTTATAGAAGAAAGCTTATCCGCTATAGGAGACAGTAAAACTATTAAAACTATACATATGAAAGTCAATAATCCTATACTATGGTCTACCTACAATCCTTTTCTTTATCAGTTGCATTCAGAGATTATATTAGATGGAAAGGTTATTGATGATATTGATATTGATTTTGGAATAAGGGATTTTAGATTTGATAGTAGTAAGGGATTTTATCTAAATGATGAAAATATCAAATTAAAAGGTGTCTGCTTGCATCATGATGCAGGATGCCTTGGTGCTGCTGCGACTGAAGTAATATGGAAAAGACGACTGGAAAAACTTAAAAAGATGGGTTGTAATGCAATAAGAACAAGTCATAATCCAGTAGCGCCATTTTTCTTAGAGTTATGTGATAAAATGGGATTTTTGGTGATAGAAGAGGCTTTTGACGAATGGGAAGGCATTAAAAATAAATGGTGGCAAGGTCATAATGTATATCCACCAAAACATTTTGGATATGGAAAGGATTTTCCTGTATGGGGTGAAACGGATATAAAATCCATGATATTGAGAGATAGAAATCATCCTAGTATCATTATGTGGAGTATAGGTAATGAAATTGATTATCCCAATGATCCATATTGTCATCCATATTTTAAGATGATGGAAGGTAACAATGATTCCAATAAACCTAAAGAAGAAATGCAATATGACCCTAATAAACCAAAAGCCAATAGACTTAAATCCATATCAAAAAGGCTATGTAGATATGTAAAAGAATGTGATACAACACGTCCTGTTACAGCTGCACTCGCTTTCCCAGAATTATCTAACCTAGTTGGTTATTCGGATCAGTTAGATGTGGTAGGTTACAATTATAAAGAAAATCTATATGATGAACATCATAAAGAATATCCAGATAGAGTTCTGTATGGAAGCGAGAATAGTAAGACTACTGAACAATGGATGGTTGTAGAAAATAATGATTTCATATGTGGACAATTTCTATGGACTGGAGTAGATTATCTTGGAGAAGCTTTAGGCTGGCCTATTAGAGTATCTCCAACAGGTTTTCTTGATACGGCAGGATTTGAAAAAAGTAATTATTACCAAAGAATGAGTTTATGGAGTGCTGAACCCGTTTTACATATAACAACAATGAAATCAACAGATTTCAAACAGGAAAAACTTGAAGATCTGTCAGGTGACAATGAACACTGGAACTGGAATCTCCATGAAAAAATACAAGTAATATGTACTACTAACTGTAGAAAAGTTGAACTTTTTTTCAATGACATATCATTAGGAGTAAAAAACTTGGAAGATTATCCGAATCATTATATAGATTGGGAAGTTGAATATAAACCTGGTGTACTAGAAGCTGTGGGTAAAACCATTGATGGAAAGCAGTATCGCACTGAGCTAAAAACTGTATCTTCACCAAATAAAATTAAAATGAATCCACTTAGCACCATATTAAATGCAGATGGTCAAGATATCTCTCAGATTGAGATTTATATTTATGACAAAGATAATAATATAGTGTCATACTCAGACAATGAAATAACCCTTGATATTGATGGAGAATGTGAATTCCTTGGGATGGAAAATGGATGTTGTGATGATTTAACTCCTTATAGGAGTAAAACAAGAAAAACCAATAATGGACGATTGATTGCTTATATAAGACCATCAATAACACCTGGCAAAATATATGTTACAGCTTCCTCTAAAGGTCTTGAATCTGATAAGATTGAAATACAAGTAAAATAA